In Pyrus communis chromosome 8, drPyrComm1.1, whole genome shotgun sequence, one genomic interval encodes:
- the LOC137742801 gene encoding probable serine/threonine-protein kinase PBL5: MSCFCWSKKSTKESEKKTTHFNTNKPNHQVNMNGNEKKELGVKKELGVKKEEAMKDDQLSLDVKELKIIEGSNDGKTTGKRAQTFTFAELAAATGNFRSDCFVGEGGFGKVYKGYLEKINQDVAIKQLDRNGCQGLREFVVEVLTLSLADHPNLVKLLGFCAEGEQRLLVYEYMPLGSLENHLHGLSPGSKVLDWNTRMKIAAGAARGLEYLHEKMQPPVIYRDLKCSNILLGEGYHPKLSDFGLAKVGPSGDKTHVSTRVMGTYGYCAPDYAMTGQLTFKSDVYSFGVVLLELITGRKAIDNTKPVREQNLVAWARPMFRDRKKFSLMVDPLLQGQYPVRGLYQALAIAAMCVQEQPNMRPVITDIVTALHYLASQKYDPRTDPGQTSKWGPSSPRLKSDDDITQIGGDRPERD; this comes from the exons TGAATATGAATGGGAATGAGAAAAAAGAATTGGGTGTGAAAAAGGAACTGGGTGTAAAAAAGGAGGAGGCGATGAAGGATGACCAGTTGTCGTTGGATgtaaaggagttgaaaataataGAGGGTTCCAACGATGGAAAAACCACTGGCAAGCGGGCACAGACATTTACATTTGCTGAACTTGCAGCAGCAACTGGCAATTTCAGGTCTGATTGCTTTGTAGGTGAAGGAGGATTTGGAAAAGTTTACAAGGGTTACTTGGAGAAAATTAATCAG GATGTTGCTATTAAACAGCTTGATCGTAATGGATGCCAAGGACTTAGGGAATTTGTTGTCGAAGTATTGACGCTTAGTTTGGCTGACCACCCTAATCTTGTCAAACTGCTTGGATTCTGCGCCGAGGGAGAGCAGAGGCTATTGGTTTATGAATATATGCCATTAGGATCTTTGGAAAACCATTTGCATG GTCTTTCGCCCGGAAGTAAGGTGCTTGACTGGAATACAAGAATGAAGATAGCAGCTGGTGCTGCAAGGGGTTTAGAGTATCTGCATGAGAAAATGCAGCCCCCTGTTATATACCGTGACCTGAAATGCTCAAACATTTTGCTTGGTGAGGGGTATCATCCAAAGCTTTCGGATTTTGGCTTGGCTAAAGTAGGTCCCAGTGGAGATAAAACTCATGTTTCTACTAGGGTTATGGGTACGTATGGGTATTGTGCACCGGATTATGCCATgacaggtcagctgactttcaAATCAGATGTTTATAGCTTTGGGGTTGTTCTTTTGGAGCTTATCACAGGAAGGAAAGCTATTGATAATACAAAACCCGTCAGAGAGCAGAACCTGGTAGCATGG GCAAGACCCATGTTCAGAGACCGGAAGAAATTCTCATTAATGGTGGACCCGTTGCTTCAAGGTCAGTATCCAGTCAGGGGATTATACCAAGCTCTTGCCATTGCTGCGATGTGCGTTCAAGAGCAGCCCAATATGCGGCCTGTCATAACCGACATAGTTACAGCGCTGCATTACCTTGCATCCCAGAAATATGACCCCCGAACCGATCCAGGTCAAACCTCGAAATGGGGTCCATCTTCTCCAAGATTGAAGAGTGATGATGATATAACGCAGATTGGAGGTGACAGGCCAGAGAGAGACTGA